Proteins encoded by one window of Cyanobium sp. NS01:
- the mraY gene encoding phospho-N-acetylmuramoyl-pentapeptide-transferase, with translation MTPTAPPRSGSSQRAAVLLGLLLLAACLASDRFIANSMLTAPLLLAALVAALVTAWGVPRLKRLKMGQVIREDGPQAHLTKAGTPTMGGLLVVPVGVIVGGLISPADPRLLAVAAITLAYMAIGAVDDWRSLTRRTNTGLKPRGKLLLQAGAAVLFLLWTWQGQWLGGPEPISVALPLGWLLPLGLLIWPLGLFVFLAESNATNLTDGLDGLAAGCGAVVFTGLGLQLMLRGHEGDPALAAFCVAMAGCWLGFLAHNRHPARLFMGDTGSLAMGAALSAVALLSNSLWPLLLMGGVFLAESLSVIAQVWVFKATKRADGQGRRLLRMAPLHHHFELGGLGEEQVVIRFWGASLLLVVLGLVLLP, from the coding sequence GTGACCCCTACCGCTCCTCCCCGCTCCGGCAGCAGCCAGCGGGCGGCTGTGCTGCTCGGCCTGCTGTTGCTGGCTGCCTGCCTGGCGAGCGATCGCTTCATCGCCAACTCGATGCTCACGGCTCCGCTGCTGCTGGCGGCCCTGGTCGCGGCGCTCGTCACGGCATGGGGGGTGCCCAGGCTGAAGCGCCTCAAGATGGGGCAGGTGATCCGGGAGGACGGCCCCCAGGCCCACCTGACCAAGGCCGGCACCCCCACCATGGGGGGCCTGCTGGTGGTGCCGGTGGGGGTGATCGTGGGGGGGCTGATCAGCCCTGCCGATCCGCGCCTGCTGGCCGTGGCGGCGATCACCCTGGCCTACATGGCGATCGGCGCGGTCGACGACTGGCGCAGCCTCACCCGCCGCACCAACACCGGGCTCAAGCCCCGGGGGAAGCTGCTGCTCCAGGCGGGGGCGGCCGTGCTGTTCCTGCTCTGGACCTGGCAGGGCCAGTGGCTGGGTGGCCCTGAGCCGATCAGCGTGGCCCTGCCCCTGGGCTGGCTGTTGCCCCTGGGGCTGCTGATCTGGCCTCTGGGCCTGTTCGTGTTCCTGGCCGAGAGCAACGCCACGAACCTCACCGATGGCCTCGACGGCCTGGCGGCCGGCTGCGGCGCAGTGGTGTTCACCGGCCTGGGGCTGCAGCTGATGCTGCGCGGCCACGAGGGGGATCCAGCGCTGGCGGCCTTCTGCGTGGCCATGGCCGGCTGCTGGCTCGGCTTCCTCGCCCACAACCGCCACCCGGCCAGGCTGTTCATGGGCGACACCGGCTCCCTGGCCATGGGGGCGGCCCTCAGCGCCGTCGCCCTGCTCAGCAACAGTCTCTGGCCCCTGCTGCTGATGGGAGGGGTGTTTCTGGCGGAATCGCTCTCGGTGATCGCCCAGGTGTGGGTGTTCAAGGCCACCAAGCGTGCCGATGGCCAGGGTCGACGCCTGTTGCGCATGGCTCCCCTGCACCACCACTTCGAGCTGGGCGGGCTGGGGGAAGAGCAGGTGGTGATCCGTTTCTGGGGCGCGAGCCTGCTACTGGTGGTCTTGGGCCTGGTGCTGCTGCCCTGA
- a CDS encoding argininosuccinate synthase: MGRAKKAVLAYSGGVDTSVCIPYLMKEWGVEEVITFAADLGQGDELEPIRRKALAAGAAQSLVGDLIEPFIREFAFPAIRANALYEGRYPLSTALARPLIARRLVEIARELGADAVAHGCTGKGNDQVRFDVAIGALAPDLKVLTPAREWGMSREQTIAYGERCGIPSPVSKGSPYSIDLNLLGRSIEAGPLEDPAVEPPEEVFSMTRSVQDAPAEPQTITVDFEHGDAVAIDGERLDPVSLIRRANALAGLHGFGRLDIMENRVVGIKSREIYETPGLLLLIRAHQELESLTLAADVLRTKRQLEQQWADLVYQGLWFGPLKDALDGFFERTQRGVNGSVRVRLHKGNAIVVGRSSANDSLYVPDMATYGAEDLFDHRAAEGFIYVWGLPTRLWAARHRTSP, translated from the coding sequence ATGGGCCGGGCCAAGAAGGCTGTACTGGCGTATTCCGGCGGGGTGGACACCAGCGTCTGCATCCCCTACCTGATGAAGGAGTGGGGCGTGGAGGAGGTGATCACCTTCGCTGCCGACCTGGGCCAGGGTGACGAGCTGGAGCCGATCCGCCGCAAGGCCCTCGCTGCCGGCGCGGCCCAGTCGCTGGTGGGCGATCTGATTGAGCCCTTCATCCGTGAGTTCGCCTTTCCAGCGATTCGGGCCAATGCCCTCTACGAAGGCCGCTACCCGCTGTCCACGGCGTTGGCACGGCCGCTGATCGCCCGCCGGCTGGTGGAGATCGCCCGGGAGCTGGGCGCTGACGCGGTGGCCCACGGCTGCACCGGCAAGGGCAACGATCAGGTGCGCTTCGATGTGGCCATCGGTGCCCTGGCCCCCGACCTCAAGGTGCTCACCCCGGCGCGGGAGTGGGGCATGAGCCGCGAGCAGACCATTGCCTACGGCGAGCGCTGTGGCATCCCCTCGCCGGTGAGCAAGGGCTCCCCCTACTCGATCGACCTCAACCTGCTGGGTCGCTCGATCGAGGCGGGCCCCCTCGAGGATCCGGCCGTGGAGCCCCCCGAGGAGGTGTTCTCCATGACCCGCTCGGTGCAGGACGCCCCGGCGGAGCCCCAGACGATCACGGTGGACTTCGAGCACGGTGACGCCGTGGCGATCGACGGCGAACGGCTCGACCCGGTGAGCCTGATCCGCCGCGCCAATGCCCTGGCCGGCCTGCATGGCTTCGGGCGGCTGGACATCATGGAGAACCGGGTGGTGGGCATCAAGAGCCGCGAGATCTACGAAACCCCTGGATTGCTGCTGCTGATCCGCGCCCACCAGGAGCTCGAGAGCCTCACTCTGGCGGCCGACGTGCTGCGCACCAAGCGTCAGCTGGAGCAGCAGTGGGCCGATCTGGTGTATCAGGGCCTCTGGTTCGGCCCGCTCAAGGACGCCCTCGATGGCTTCTTCGAGCGCACGCAGCGGGGGGTGAACGGCTCCGTGCGGGTGAGGCTGCACAAGGGCAATGCGATCGTCGTGGGGCGCAGCAGCGCCAACGACAGCCTCTACGTGCCGGACATGGCCACCTATGGCGCCGAAGACCTGTTCGATCACCGGGCTGCCGAGGGGTTCATCTACGTGTGGGGTCTGCCCACCAGGCTCTGGGCCGCCCGTCACAGGACCAGCCCCTGA
- a CDS encoding DUF3134 domain-containing protein, producing the protein MSTLSPSSLSRLDSINPSLTRYGRQELAPVLPLRDEPDLLSWLESSGRLVADEETASTDVSTVEEEELSALMGEKEEYNQADEQQDEAWED; encoded by the coding sequence ATGAGCACGCTCTCCCCTTCCAGCCTCAGCCGTCTCGACAGCATCAACCCCTCGCTCACCCGCTACGGCCGCCAGGAGCTGGCGCCGGTGCTGCCCCTGCGCGATGAGCCCGATCTGCTGAGCTGGCTGGAATCCAGTGGCCGCCTGGTGGCGGACGAGGAAACCGCCTCCACCGATGTGAGCACCGTGGAGGAAGAGGAGCTCTCGGCGCTGATGGGCGAGAAGGAGGAGTACAACCAGGCCGACGAGCAGCAGGACGAAGCCTGGGAAGACTGA
- the rpsF gene encoding 30S ribosomal protein S6, protein MTQPYYETMYILRPDIPEEEVESHITKYRDLVVEAGAEVLDCQMRGKRRLAYTINKHREGVYVQLNHNGDGQQVALLERAMRLSEDVIRYLTVKQDGPMPAPRVAPGAASEGSPQPVSA, encoded by the coding sequence ATGACGCAGCCTTATTACGAAACGATGTACATCCTTCGTCCGGACATCCCGGAGGAAGAGGTGGAGAGCCACATCACCAAATACCGCGATCTGGTCGTGGAGGCCGGCGCTGAGGTGCTCGACTGCCAGATGCGTGGCAAGCGCCGCCTGGCCTACACGATCAACAAGCACCGCGAAGGGGTCTACGTCCAGCTGAACCACAACGGTGACGGCCAGCAGGTTGCCCTGCTGGAGCGTGCCATGCGCCTCTCAGAAGATGTGATCCGCTACCTCACCGTCAAGCAGGACGGCCCCATGCCGGCTCCCCGGGTCGCGCCCGGTGCCGCCAGCGAGGGCTCCCCTCAGCCGGTCTCGGCCTGA
- the purT gene encoding formate-dependent phosphoribosylglycinamide formyltransferase, which yields MTSSFPRTVLLLGSGELGKEVAIAAQRLGCRVVAVDRYPGAPAMQVADHAEVVAMTDADALRRVVRAHRPDLVIPEIEALAVDALAELEAEGITVIPTARATAMTMNRDRIRDLAATQLGLRTARFAYAESAEELAAAAEPLGWPVVVKPVMSSSGKGQSVVREPEQIAAAWDAAQAGARGTGTRVIVEEFLHFELEITLLTVKQWQGPTLFCPPIGHIQERGDYQCSWQPAAIGAGALAQATAMAQRVTDNLGGAGLFGVEFFLCRRADGNGNAELEVVFSELSPRPHDTGLVTLIGQNLSEFELHLRAVLGLPIPAIESLGPAASRVILADRDLEAVAYTGVAQALVEPGTQVLLFGKPTARPHRRMGVALARGSSVEAARQGADRAASQVNVVAG from the coding sequence ATGACCAGCTCTTTCCCCCGCACGGTGCTGCTGCTCGGCAGTGGTGAACTGGGCAAGGAGGTGGCGATCGCGGCCCAGCGCCTGGGCTGCCGCGTGGTGGCGGTGGACCGCTATCCCGGCGCCCCGGCGATGCAGGTGGCCGACCACGCCGAGGTGGTGGCGATGACAGACGCCGATGCCCTGCGCCGGGTGGTGCGCGCCCACCGGCCGGATCTGGTGATCCCGGAAATCGAGGCCCTGGCGGTGGACGCCCTGGCGGAGCTGGAGGCCGAGGGCATCACCGTGATTCCCACGGCCAGGGCCACGGCCATGACCATGAACCGCGACCGGATTCGCGATCTGGCCGCCACGCAGCTGGGGCTGCGCACGGCCCGCTTCGCCTACGCCGAGAGCGCCGAGGAGCTGGCCGCCGCCGCCGAGCCGCTCGGCTGGCCCGTGGTGGTGAAGCCGGTGATGAGCTCCTCCGGCAAGGGGCAGAGCGTGGTGCGAGAGCCAGAGCAGATCGCGGCGGCCTGGGACGCCGCCCAGGCCGGCGCACGCGGCACGGGCACCAGGGTGATCGTGGAGGAGTTTCTCCACTTCGAGCTGGAGATCACCCTGCTCACCGTGAAGCAGTGGCAGGGTCCCACCCTGTTCTGCCCTCCGATCGGTCACATCCAGGAACGGGGCGACTATCAGTGCAGCTGGCAGCCCGCGGCCATCGGCGCAGGCGCCCTGGCCCAGGCGACGGCCATGGCCCAGCGGGTCACCGACAACCTGGGGGGAGCGGGGCTGTTCGGGGTGGAGTTCTTTCTCTGCCGCCGGGCGGACGGGAACGGCAACGCAGAGCTGGAGGTTGTGTTCTCCGAGCTGTCCCCCCGCCCCCATGACACCGGCCTGGTGACCCTGATCGGACAGAACCTGAGTGAATTCGAGCTGCACCTGCGGGCCGTGCTGGGGCTGCCGATCCCAGCGATCGAGAGCCTGGGGCCCGCGGCCAGCCGGGTGATCCTGGCGGATCGCGACCTGGAGGCCGTGGCTTACACCGGAGTGGCGCAAGCCCTGGTGGAGCCAGGCACCCAGGTGCTGCTGTTCGGCAAGCCCACGGCGCGCCCCCATCGCCGCATGGGGGTGGCCCTGGCCCGCGGCAGCAGTGTGGAGGCGGCCCGCCAAGGCGCGGACCGGGCCGCCAGCCAGGTGAACGTTGTGGCCGGCTGA
- a CDS encoding cytochrome B6, producing MGSLIGFSTAADTADGLVFGWDITTFQNGALLYLGLSSLAFVVVWVLGYLRSR from the coding sequence ATGGGCAGCCTGATCGGATTCAGCACGGCGGCCGACACGGCTGATGGACTGGTGTTCGGCTGGGACATCACCACCTTCCAGAACGGTGCCCTGCTCTATCTGGGCCTGTCCTCCCTGGCCTTCGTGGTGGTGTGGGTGCTGGGCTACCTGCGCAGCCGCTGA
- a CDS encoding Tic20 family protein, with protein MQGAPLWQRLLAALAYLLPWADALPFGRSLFAMFPLLQWLAAPALPVALLQQAVPFGGFLVFLVLFLAVVRNQRVPYLIRFSVLQAILIDIVLVLVSLVFSILLAPLGAGFALRTLSNTVFLGALVLVAFGIVQSLRGEEADLPAVSAAVRMQLY; from the coding sequence ATGCAAGGCGCCCCGCTGTGGCAGCGACTGCTGGCCGCCCTGGCCTATCTCCTGCCCTGGGCAGATGCCTTGCCATTCGGGCGCAGCCTCTTCGCCATGTTTCCGCTGCTGCAGTGGCTCGCTGCGCCGGCCCTGCCGGTGGCCCTGCTGCAGCAGGCGGTGCCCTTCGGCGGCTTCCTGGTGTTCCTGGTGCTGTTCCTGGCGGTGGTGCGCAACCAGCGTGTGCCCTACCTGATCCGCTTCAGCGTGCTGCAGGCCATTCTGATCGACATCGTGCTGGTGCTGGTGTCGCTGGTGTTCAGCATCCTGCTGGCGCCCCTGGGGGCTGGCTTCGCCCTGCGCACCCTCAGCAACACGGTGTTCCTGGGGGCCCTGGTGCTGGTGGCCTTCGGGATCGTGCAGAGCCTGCGGGGCGAGGAGGCCGACCTGCCCGCCGTGTCAGCCGCCGTGCGTATGCAGCTCTACTGA
- a CDS encoding shikimate dehydrogenase — translation MAPPISASTALVGVLGDPVRHSLSPAMHNAALAALGLDWIYLALPTPAESLAAVVGALEALDCRGLNVTLPHKQAVAPLCAELSPLAARVGAVNTLVRRSQGGWLGTNTDVEGFLAPLRQAGSWQGSGALVLGCGGSARAVVAGLVELGCASIQVVGRRAAGRQALLEACRSWAPQLGGSSWEELPALLPASQLVVNTTPVGMASPGQPAAALACPLEAAALAGLGSGCWVYDLIYTPRPSALLRAAAERGCHGIDGLEMLVQQGAEALRLWSGREAVPVEAMRAAAERALARTP, via the coding sequence ATGGCCCCGCCGATCTCCGCGTCCACGGCCCTGGTGGGGGTGCTGGGCGATCCGGTGCGGCACTCGCTCTCGCCGGCGATGCACAACGCCGCCCTGGCCGCCCTGGGGCTCGACTGGATCTACCTGGCCCTGCCCACCCCGGCCGAGAGCCTGGCCGCCGTGGTCGGCGCCCTGGAGGCCCTCGACTGCCGCGGCCTCAACGTGACCCTGCCCCACAAGCAGGCCGTGGCACCGCTCTGCGCCGAACTCAGCCCCCTGGCCGCCAGGGTGGGGGCCGTGAACACCCTGGTGCGCCGCAGCCAGGGGGGCTGGCTGGGCACCAACACCGATGTGGAGGGCTTCCTGGCGCCGCTGCGGCAGGCCGGCAGCTGGCAGGGCAGCGGGGCGCTGGTGCTGGGCTGCGGCGGCAGCGCCCGGGCCGTGGTGGCGGGCCTGGTGGAGCTCGGCTGCGCCTCGATCCAGGTGGTGGGCCGCCGTGCCGCGGGGCGGCAGGCCTTGCTGGAGGCCTGCCGCAGCTGGGCACCCCAGCTCGGAGGGAGCAGCTGGGAGGAGCTGCCGGCCCTGCTGCCGGCCAGCCAGCTGGTGGTGAACACCACGCCGGTGGGCATGGCCTCGCCCGGCCAGCCAGCCGCCGCCCTGGCCTGCCCGCTGGAGGCCGCAGCCCTCGCTGGCCTGGGCAGCGGCTGTTGGGTCTACGACCTGATCTACACGCCCCGCCCCAGCGCCCTGCTGCGGGCCGCCGCCGAACGCGGCTGCCATGGCATCGATGGGCTGGAGATGCTGGTGCAGCAGGGGGCGGAGGCGCTGCGGCTGTGGAGCGGCCGCGAGGCGGTGCCGGTGGAGGCAATGCGCGCCGCGGCGGAACGCGCCCTGGCCCGCACTCCCTAG